The stretch of DNA ACCCCTAATCAACTACAATGCGCATGCACAGGCAGATCTTTGAAGAACGTGGTCACTACGAATTGTACGGTGTTAtgctttttttctcttttcaccAACGGTAGTACTACGCGTAAAAAAAAACCAATCACAACATTGGGTTGTATACGATCCTTAGAATTTTATCATTCATTTGAATTAAAGGGATCcttaaatattgtattaatcTCCGATATAAATTTTACGTTACTTTCTGTGCTCGGATTAAAAAGCttcgattaatatatatatatatatatacacatacatacttctgaataaaacggaaaaataattttacgacGTTTACATAACGgtgtaaaattttcatttctttaacgaagaaaatggaggattcctttgaaaatattaatcccaaattatacaaaaaaataGATGAAAGAGAAATTACTGCGGAAGATGAAGATGAAGATATTGTAGATGAATTTGATGCACGTGAAATTTTCGgtatgtatttattaatatcataatgttttctgaatttttatgtcgtatacaattattttttctaacatATGATTTACAGATTTGATTAGAAACATCAATGATCCTGAACATCCTTTGACATTGGAAGAATTGAATGTGGTAGAACAAAGTCTCATCGAAGTAACACACAAACATGATATAAAAAGATTATACTATACATTATTAACCATATTATCAAAGAAAGTAATATGTTTTCTTTCAGATTGATAATAAAGCAAGCACAGTTCACGTAAAATTTACTCCAACGATACCACATTGCAGTATGGCAACATTAATTGGTTTATCAATTAGAGTACAATTACTGCGAGTTCTACCTTCAAGATTTAAAGTTAGTGTTGAAATTACGCCAGGTACTCATATGTCAGAGGCAGCAGTAAATAAGCAATTAGCtgataaagaaagaatagcaGCAGCTCTTGAAAATAATCATCTACTTGAAGTGATTAATCAATGTATTGGcataaaatgttaatattatcTAAAAGGTATGAAATTCAAcatatatcatttataattgtatataatttattagagATATCTTATCATTATTTTCCAGTTTATTgacataaatttcaaattattacaattagaTCTTCATaactaattaaatatataaagaaatttcatATACACAAAATctcatttttttattgttgtCATTGATGTTGCTGATGTTgcttttgataaattttttactGGGTTGTATTTATATGTCACTGGGAGTGGACCTTTAGCTGcattattaaattgttttacATCTGCACGTGCATAAGCTGCTAGCTTATTAGATAGTTTCATGTTAATCCAAGCtgaaaaaaaattgttcatgtaataaatctaaaactgTATTATACtgcgaatatttatttgaaagtaCCATCAGAGAATGATTCCTTGAAGCCTTTgtctttctttatttctatatttgtGGTCATCATAGGAGGGATATTAAAATATGCTTTTACTTTCTCTAAACACAGTAATTGATTTTCTATTACGGTTAGAATATTTGAAACAGCCCAATGACACAAAATGGcctgaaacaaattttttgtaatatttacaatacaaAGTAAAGATAAATAAGAGCTATGTATCTTACTCCCGGAAACTTCACTgcaaatataaatgaaataactGGTATTGCTTTGAACATATTTCGTATTACTGGAGacaaattttttgaattccTCAATGTATATGAAGTAACAGCATATAATGTTACACTAGTACCCAGTGGCAACAGATAATATGGATCAGTACTATTTAAATCCGTAAACCACCACAATCCACCTTCCTTTAAACTTTCTACAGGTTTACTAGTCATTTCTCGTAGAGCAAAAAATATTGGTAGATGTGTTCCAATCTATTTAGTATAtaggaataaattttaatatttaaattatcacAGATGTACTTAAGTACATAATATACCCATTCAATTGCATACCTTCAAAAGATTCGAAACAGGAAATATCttaacattatttttcttcatcaGCTGTTGTAATTCAAAAGCATATACAGTAGCTAAaagacaaaaataaaatttatttgtttagaTAAATATATACTAGTACATACTTTATAATATGCTGGATAAATATGTTAGTACACACCGTCTTGTGAATTTCCACATCTTCTTGCGTCAGTCATATTTTCCTgtaattttatcatttgtaACAGAATTCTGTTCATATTGCTAGTATTTTTGTGTACAGATATCGAAAGTGGAAATGTTGCAACTTTGATAAGTACTGAAATTAGTACAATTGTTGCCCACCATGGTAGATTACAATTAACATGAACTAATTCATAAAATGTTTGAATAATTCCCACAGGACCATATCCACCTAATCCTAAGCTTTCAAAGGTAGGTTCCCCATTTGCATGTAGTTTAATAACCTCTGCAGGCAATGGTATTTGTGGAAGAGGTGGATctgtaaaaaatacaaaatattatacaactTCTAATTAacttaaaagtaaaaaatatattacctGGTATTTGACTTAATAGATCTTTCTCTGATACTGAATTATTTAGATCTGTTATTTGTGTTTGTGGCACAGGTGAATCTAAAAAACATGGTAgactatattttttattattacataatatttattatacattttcgaaaacatatataaaattagaGATTTTTCACACCTGGTGGCGTATTTGATGcattttcttttattgttGTATTAGCTGTGCTTTCATACCGAGCGAAATAAATCTTATGAATTCTCGAAAGTTTATGAACGTTTAATACATAATCCCGTTTCAAAGGACCGTTTGTTATATCATATGCGAGACCGCTAAAGTGATATTCTGTTGTTTTCtgaatatatacatattttcatcattaaaatattttaatatatatatatatatatatatatatataagtgtGACATAACCTAACGAGAAACAAGAGTTTAACTTACGTGAAATCCtgtatttgtatttaacaGTTTTTTACTAACACGTACACATAATCGTGTCAACATGATTTTGTTTATATACTAGTAATATTTAATCTTATATTATGATAAGGTATTGTAAATTAAAGAGATTTTCATATCACGTGTAGAACTACAATCCACTATTAAGTTACAAGTTGTCACACTATACTTCAGATGGCATCCTGAGTTCAATTTGAGAATATGTTCAGATTTAAGTTACATTTGAGgtactaatgaaatttttaagtaTATTCATAAGAATTTCCTATCGAGCtactgtatataaatatttgcaaaatttgaatttttagcTTTCAAACACGAATATGCTTTtcaatatcgaaaattttctaagtcgCAAAATGTTCCAATTaatgaaacgaaggaaaatatacaaattcgAACAAACTTCCTTTTTGACGTATACCCGCAATTCTTCATAGTACTGATCCTGAttcgaattaattataaagttGCATACAGTGGCGCCGTGTGCCGTTTTGATATCGGAGGATTCCCCCGGTTCTTTCACGAATTTGAGAGGCCAAGCTGCGCCATTGACACGACACTAGAATTAAGCTGTCAGTGCCGA from Bombus huntii isolate Logan2020A chromosome 3, iyBomHunt1.1, whole genome shotgun sequence encodes:
- the LOC126863732 gene encoding MIP18 family protein galla-2; this encodes MEDSFENINPKLYKKIDEREITAEDEDEDIVDEFDAREIFDLIRNINDPEHPLTLEELNVVEQSLIEIDNKASTVHVKFTPTIPHCSMATLIGLSIRVQLLRVLPSRFKVSVEITPGTHMSEAAVNKQLADKERIAAALENNHLLEVINQCIGIKC
- the LOC126863728 gene encoding mitochondrial inner membrane protein OXA1L, yielding MLTRLCVRVSKKLLNTNTGFHKTTEYHFSGLAYDITNGPLKRDYVLNVHKLSRIHKIYFARYESTANTTIKENASNTPPDSPVPQTQITDLNNSVSEKDLLSQIPDPPLPQIPLPAEVIKLHANGEPTFESLGLGGYGPVGIIQTFYELVHVNCNLPWWATIVLISVLIKVATFPLSISVHKNTSNMNRILLQMIKLQENMTDARRCGNSQDATVYAFELQQLMKKNNVKIFPVSNLLKIGTHLPIFFALREMTSKPVESLKEGGLWWFTDLNSTDPYYLLPLGTSVTLYAVTSYTLRNSKNLSPVIRNMFKAIPVISFIFAVKFPGAILCHWAVSNILTVIENQLLCLEKVKAYFNIPPMMTTNIEIKKDKGFKESFSDAWINMKLSNKLAAYARADVKQFNNAAKGPLPVTYKYNPVKNLSKATSATSMTTIKK